A window of the Helianthus annuus cultivar XRQ/B chromosome 4, HanXRQr2.0-SUNRISE, whole genome shotgun sequence genome harbors these coding sequences:
- the LOC110936904 gene encoding uncharacterized protein LOC110936904 produces the protein MLPSFTYKSTKSEYNTYKSEYNTYKSLTFPPPTSQSISVREREKKRRRSENRQGEKETPATIPVTDAGVVLVESPDFKWHDFTNHFSLQLVHQATDFSPRVRTNPQIVSNFQRFRFSSTTIESEMGVWRSR, from the exons ATGTTACCCTCATTTACATATAAATCGACGAAATCAGAGTATAATACCTATAAATCAGAGTATAATACCTATAAATCCTTAACCTTTCCACCTCCTACTTCACAATCGATctctgtgagagagagagagaagaaaagaagaagaagtgaAAACCGACAAGGAGAAAAGGAGACACCGGCGACGATTCCGGTCACGGATGCGGGGGTTGTTCTGGTCGAGAGCCCAG ACTTCAAGTGGCATGATTTCACAAATCATTTTTCACTTCAACTTGTTCACCAAGCCACAGATTTCTCACCTAGGGTTCGTACAAATCCTCAAATTGTGTCCAATTTTCAACGATTCCGTTTTTCTAGCACTACAATTGAATCCGAAATG ggAGTGTGGAGAAGCAGATGA
- the LOC110936903 gene encoding F-box/kelch-repeat protein SKIP25, with protein sequence MAPSFDDPIFISRATTTTTAYSKRRKLMDNHHQKPLLPGLPDHIAQLCLNLVPPSTLYSVCRSWRRLIYTSSFPPFLSLYTLSFPTTTSSGHNPTLQLSSFDPISSNWSIITPPTPYLRHICLRHPSFIARNLPMQSISVAGNLVLLAGTTGDLLPALPHPLIFNPLSKTWSSGPPFSTPRRWCAAGASCAAVVVASGIGSHFTQTVARSVDKWVFREPNLIDKKGQDANGVWKKMGSLIDVKFSREAIDAVGCKGKLYMVNGGKEGVVYDVNSDEWWQMAEGMVGGWRGPAAAMDDEIIYMVDEQKGVLRKYDDVVEVWVDILEDDMLIGAEHIAAGGGRVCVVRGGGIGILVVDVAAATPWLSVLDTPAGQQVLGLHILPRMSSPEFQSPEVC encoded by the coding sequence ATGGCCCCTTCATTTGATGATCCAATTTTCATCTCacgcgccaccaccaccaccaccgcataCTCCAAGCGCCGGAAGCTTATGGATAACCACCACCAGAAACCTCTGCTACCTGGTCTACCTGATCACATCGCTCAACTTTGTCTAAACCTTGTCCCTCCCTCCACCCTCTACTCCGTCTGCCGTTCATGGCGGCGATTGATCTACACATCGTCTTTCCCGCCGTTCCTCTCTCTCTACACTCTCTCTTTCCCCACCACCACTTCCTCCGGTCACAACCCAACACTCCAACTCTCTTCTTTTGACCCAATCTCTTCCAACTGGAGTATCATCACTCCACCCACACCCTACCTCCGCCACATCTGCCTCCGTCACCCTTCGTTCATCGCCCGAAACTTACCCATGCAATCAATATCAGTCGCCGGCAACCTCGTCTTACTCGCCGGAACCACCGGCGACCTCCTCCCCGCCCTCCCACACCCTCTAATCTTCAACCCACTATCCAAGACTTGGTCCTCTGGTCCCCCGTTCTCAACCCCACGACGGTGGTGCGCCGCCGGAGCCTCATGCGCCGCCGTGGTTGTCGCGAGTGGGATAGGCTCACACTTCACCCAGACCGTTGCTCGGTCCGTTGACAAATGGGTGTTCCGGGAACCAAATCTTATTGATAAAAAAGGTCAAGATGCAAATGGGGTTTGGAAAAAGATGGGATCTTTGATAGATGTGAAGTTTAGTAGAGAAGCCATTGATGCAGTTGGATGCAAAGGGAAGCTTTATATGGTGAACGGTGGTAAAGAAGGGGTGGTTTATGATGTGAACTCCGACGAGTGGTGGCAGATGGCGGAGGGGATGGTGGGTGGGTGGAGAGGGCCGGCGGCGGCGATGGATGATGAGATAATATATATGGTGGATGAACAAAAAGGCGTGTTGAGGAAGTATGATGATGTGGTGGAAGTGTGGGTGGATATTTTGGAGGATGATATGTTAATAGGGGCTGAGCATATTGCCGCCGGTGGTGGTAGAGTGTGTGTTGTGCGTGGTGGTGGTATTGGGATTTTGGTGGTGGATGTGGCGGCAGCGACGCCGTGGTTGTCGGTTTTGGATACTCCGGCGGGACAACAAGTGTTGGGGCTTCATATTCTGCCTAGAATGTCTTCGCCGGAGTTTCAATCGCCGGAGGTATGCTAA